Proteins from a genomic interval of Mesobacillus sp. S13:
- a CDS encoding anti sigma factor C-terminal domain-containing protein — MTENNREKYSQDIDFMSSPSMQRAIKKSRVKQTIKYTFIAFLTSAVLLTVIFVGSDYLLNKRLRDNQNHMERMVKGANISGESTYYIHNLFSVLGETTYYKKIGGRQIVWDKTTKKIPVFGRIQTIHRGSGMVTTDSMDEEAKRTVRYNDYNNERKIDFYYPGLTYDYLPKELDLAAGLDENMLVEVALSFKEPMTLDQLSKTLGHENVNWLWVDTTTEPQRARMNDELDADGLKVKGGGNAFGFEVTEEYPYSASNGQGYLAALEGASESSASVKEALKAVKANAKNGELLISGAVVTGTPEELQRFRKLDFIRASVLGVTIDKY; from the coding sequence ATGACAGAGAATAACAGAGAAAAATACTCGCAGGATATTGACTTTATGAGCAGTCCTTCCATGCAGAGAGCTATAAAGAAATCGAGAGTGAAGCAGACCATTAAGTACACATTCATCGCATTCCTTACATCCGCAGTATTGTTGACTGTGATATTTGTTGGCAGTGATTATCTCCTGAATAAAAGACTGCGGGATAATCAGAATCATATGGAACGCATGGTGAAGGGCGCAAATATTTCTGGAGAAAGCACTTATTATATCCATAATCTCTTCAGCGTCTTAGGGGAAACAACTTATTATAAGAAAATTGGCGGCCGGCAGATTGTCTGGGATAAAACAACAAAGAAAATCCCTGTATTCGGCCGGATCCAAACCATCCACCGCGGCAGCGGAATGGTTACAACGGATTCCATGGACGAAGAAGCGAAAAGGACGGTCCGTTATAATGATTATAATAACGAACGGAAGATTGATTTCTATTATCCGGGCCTGACATATGACTATCTGCCAAAGGAATTGGATCTTGCTGCTGGTTTGGACGAGAATATGCTTGTTGAGGTTGCCCTGTCTTTCAAGGAGCCGATGACATTGGATCAGCTGAGCAAAACGCTTGGACACGAAAATGTCAATTGGCTATGGGTGGATACGACGACTGAACCACAAAGGGCAAGGATGAATGATGAACTAGATGCTGACGGTTTAAAAGTGAAGGGCGGCGGCAATGCTTTTGGGTTCGAAGTGACTGAAGAGTACCCTTATTCAGCAAGTAACGGCCAAGGGTATCTAGCTGCCTTAGAAGGAGCAAGCGAATCAAGCGCTTCTGTTAAAGAAGCCCTGAAAGCGGTTAAGGCCAATGCCAAAAACGGTGAACTTCTAATCAGCGGGGCGGTTGTTACGGGAACCCCGGAAGAATTGCAGCGTTTCAGGAAGCTGGATTTTATCAGGGCATCGGTACTTGGAGTGACAATTGATAAATATTAA
- a CDS encoding ATP-binding protein, with protein MNHQCNAIDYEQFIPRETGFIFKFEKVGNTFIHTFIEGKLIEKVGLCPEFIVGKSLFEFLPPEQAQRKELFYEKAWNGENVNYEGSFGEVQYLAILNPVCHNGVTIEVIGTTIDITKEKIREKQAQQMEKLSVVGELAAGIAHEIRNPLTSMKGFAKIVKESVSDQKLIPYLDIMMDEMERINQIVNEFMFIAKPKENVRFQNTNVNKLLRDCIQFMGPQANLKSINIELEAKVQINLNCDGNQIKQVLINLLQNAIEATENNGHFIGVSLEEASADAVMITVSDKGCGIPESRFNRLFEPFYSTKEKGTGLGLLTCKRIIDLHQGSIDIESEPGAGTTIRIVLPRNRNVESMLNAE; from the coding sequence GTGAATCATCAATGTAATGCAATCGATTATGAACAATTCATACCTAGGGAAACAGGCTTTATTTTCAAGTTTGAAAAAGTAGGCAACACTTTTATCCATACATTCATTGAGGGGAAACTAATCGAAAAAGTGGGTCTCTGTCCTGAATTTATTGTAGGAAAATCTTTGTTTGAATTCCTTCCGCCTGAGCAGGCTCAGCGCAAAGAGCTTTTTTACGAAAAGGCCTGGAATGGCGAAAATGTTAACTATGAAGGCAGCTTTGGGGAAGTCCAGTACTTAGCCATCCTGAATCCGGTATGCCATAACGGGGTGACGATTGAAGTCATCGGGACAACCATTGATATAACAAAGGAGAAAATAAGGGAGAAGCAGGCCCAGCAAATGGAGAAGCTATCTGTAGTCGGGGAACTGGCAGCGGGAATCGCGCATGAAATCAGGAATCCGCTCACATCCATGAAAGGCTTCGCTAAAATTGTCAAAGAAAGTGTTTCGGATCAAAAGTTGATTCCATACCTTGATATCATGATGGATGAGATGGAGCGAATCAATCAAATCGTCAATGAGTTCATGTTCATTGCCAAACCGAAAGAAAATGTTCGTTTTCAAAACACAAACGTAAATAAATTATTGAGGGACTGTATCCAATTCATGGGACCGCAGGCCAATTTGAAGAGCATCAATATTGAATTGGAAGCAAAAGTACAAATCAATTTGAATTGTGATGGGAATCAGATAAAACAAGTCCTGATCAATCTTCTGCAGAACGCGATCGAAGCCACGGAGAACAATGGCCATTTCATCGGGGTAAGCTTGGAAGAGGCTAGTGCAGATGCCGTTATGATCACCGTCTCTGATAAAGGCTGCGGAATACCGGAATCAAGATTCAATCGCCTTTTTGAGCCTTTTTATTCAACGAAGGAAAAAGGAACAGGATTGGGCTTGCTCACCTGCAAACGGATCATCGACCTTCATCAAGGAAGCATTGATATTGAAAGCGAACCTGGGGCAGGCACGACTATACGGATTGTGCTGCCTAGAAATCGAAATGTAGAATCCATGTTGAATGCCGAATAA
- the recQ gene encoding DNA helicase RecQ, translating into MLQKAHQLLQDHFGYSSFRLGQEQAISYVLEGKNTVCVMPTGGGKSIVYQIPALVLPGTTIVISPLISLMKDQVDTLVQLGIPATYINSSLTAGEAAARMDDARNGKYKLLYIAPERLGSWEFIDDLQDMEIPLIAVDEAHCISQWGHDFRPSYLQISGLADRLPRKPIVLALTATATPKVREDICASLKINPENTVITGFERSNLSFSVVKGQDRQAYLRDFIKKNEKEAGIIYAATRKIVDQLYEWLQKEGFNAARYHAGMNDEDRNSEQERFLQDEASVMVATSAFGMGIDKSNIRYVLHFQMPKNMESYYQEAGRAGRDGLDSECTVLYSSQDVQVQRFLIDQSADRERIAPELEKLQQMVGYCHTEECLQSYILHYFGETETEPCGRCGNCTDSRETEDVTKDAQMVLSCIIRMGQKYGKAMTANVLTGSRNKKVLEFRLDKLPTYGLMKDRNAKQVNDLIEFLISQELIGVEHGTYPTIYVPEKGKDVLLGKTQVFRKEAVQVKQVSNDDPLFEELRELRREVAAAEKVAPFMIFSDSSLKDMCLKLPLTDAEFLKVAGVGEHKLQKYGAPFIQLIIEFCEKHPERQPVMGAVSEPVRKPAKKTIGDSHLETYKLHQEKRSVAEIASKRELAESTVENHLIQCIQQGMEVDYDVLIPSGYIDDLEQAVAEAGRDKLKPIKELLPDDVSYFMIKVFLYMSKKKVH; encoded by the coding sequence ATGCTGCAAAAAGCCCATCAATTATTGCAAGATCATTTCGGTTATTCTTCATTCCGGTTGGGACAGGAACAGGCAATTTCCTATGTGCTGGAAGGAAAAAATACAGTCTGCGTCATGCCGACTGGAGGCGGTAAATCGATCGTTTATCAAATCCCGGCTCTCGTGCTGCCAGGGACCACCATCGTGATTTCTCCGCTGATTTCCTTGATGAAGGACCAGGTAGATACGCTCGTCCAGCTAGGCATTCCAGCGACGTATATCAACAGCTCGCTTACTGCCGGAGAAGCTGCAGCGCGAATGGATGATGCAAGGAACGGAAAGTACAAGCTGTTGTACATAGCTCCAGAGCGGCTAGGGTCCTGGGAGTTCATCGACGACCTGCAGGACATGGAAATTCCTTTGATCGCCGTCGATGAAGCGCACTGTATCTCGCAGTGGGGCCATGATTTCCGGCCGAGTTATTTGCAGATTTCCGGACTCGCTGACCGTCTGCCGCGAAAACCAATTGTACTTGCCTTGACGGCAACAGCAACACCGAAAGTACGGGAAGACATTTGCGCTTCGTTAAAAATAAACCCTGAGAATACGGTCATTACAGGGTTTGAGCGAAGTAACCTGAGCTTTTCCGTTGTAAAGGGCCAGGACCGCCAGGCGTATTTAAGGGATTTTATCAAAAAGAACGAAAAGGAAGCCGGCATCATTTATGCGGCGACAAGGAAAATCGTCGATCAGTTGTATGAATGGCTACAGAAGGAAGGTTTCAATGCCGCCCGCTACCACGCAGGCATGAATGATGAAGACCGGAACAGCGAACAGGAGCGATTTTTACAGGACGAGGCGTCTGTGATGGTTGCGACTTCGGCTTTCGGAATGGGAATTGATAAGAGTAATATCAGGTACGTTCTCCATTTCCAGATGCCGAAAAATATGGAAAGTTACTATCAGGAAGCTGGCCGTGCCGGTCGTGACGGCTTGGACAGTGAATGTACCGTGCTGTATTCATCACAGGATGTCCAGGTTCAGCGCTTTTTGATTGATCAGTCTGCTGATCGGGAACGAATTGCGCCTGAGTTGGAAAAATTGCAGCAAATGGTCGGATACTGCCATACCGAGGAATGCTTGCAATCCTATATCCTTCATTATTTTGGCGAGACAGAGACAGAGCCTTGCGGACGCTGCGGCAATTGTACCGATTCCCGCGAGACAGAAGATGTCACGAAGGATGCGCAGATGGTGCTTTCATGCATCATCCGGATGGGCCAGAAATACGGAAAGGCCATGACGGCTAATGTATTGACGGGCTCGCGGAATAAAAAAGTCCTTGAGTTCCGCCTGGATAAATTGCCGACTTATGGACTGATGAAGGACCGCAATGCCAAGCAGGTCAATGACTTGATTGAGTTCCTGATCTCCCAGGAGCTGATCGGCGTCGAGCATGGGACATACCCGACGATTTATGTGCCGGAAAAAGGGAAGGATGTTCTGCTCGGAAAAACGCAGGTCTTCAGGAAGGAAGCGGTGCAGGTCAAGCAGGTTTCAAACGATGATCCATTGTTTGAAGAACTGCGTGAGTTGCGTAGAGAGGTTGCCGCTGCGGAAAAAGTAGCGCCATTTATGATTTTCTCCGATTCCTCATTGAAGGATATGTGCCTGAAGCTGCCGCTGACGGATGCGGAGTTTCTCAAAGTGGCTGGTGTTGGAGAACACAAGCTGCAGAAGTATGGTGCCCCATTCATTCAGCTGATTATCGAGTTCTGCGAGAAGCATCCCGAGCGCCAGCCAGTGATGGGTGCTGTATCGGAGCCAGTAAGGAAACCGGCGAAAAAGACTATCGGTGATTCCCATCTGGAAACCTACAAGCTGCATCAGGAAAAAAGATCCGTAGCCGAGATAGCCTCAAAGCGCGAGCTGGCAGAAAGCACGGTCGAAAACCACCTGATTCAGTGTATCCAGCAGGGAATGGAAGTCGACTATGACGTGCTGATTCCTTCTGGGTATATCGACGACCTCGAACAGGCCGTCGCAGAAGCAGGACGTGACAAGCTCAAGCCCATCAAGGAACTGCTGCCCGATGACGTCAGCTATTTCATGATCAAGGTATTTCTCTATATGTCTAAGAAAAAGGTACATTAG